In Isachenkonia alkalipeptolytica, one DNA window encodes the following:
- a CDS encoding ATP-binding protein: MVVMDEVRYLPITREEANLFFQLLSTLHEQSSLIITSNKGLEDWTELLGDPALTTAVLDILTHRCELFYFTGEVIV, from the coding sequence GTGGTCGTGATGGATGAGGTTAGATACCTTCCAATCACCCGGGAAGAAGCTAATTTATTTTTTCAACTGCTCTCGACATTGCATGAACAGTCGTCATTGATCATCACCTCAAATAAAGGACTGGAAGATTGGACGGAACTCTTAGGAGATCCGGCTCTTACCACCGCAGTTTTAGACATACTTACTCATCGATGCGAGCTCTTTTATTTTACAGGAGAAGTTATCGTTTAG
- the istB gene encoding IS21-like element helper ATPase IstB, with translation MKNSTLHQQTIELYAKQLRVPSFNRYEEVIRQMDKDQSFEDFLIELLKTEAASRMESSQKRKIKTAKFPYQKTFDELDLHRYDHVNESAFRELATCDFIGKRQNIVMIGNTGRGKTHLSIALGINACMQGMNVRFCTAANLSNELIEAMEYKRILKFEKQLAKTDLLIIDEMSYLTFNRHQSELLFKVIADRAEKQSVVVSTNLKFSEWTTLFENETMVSALVDRLTFRSHVLNMNGPSYRSEHANGTTKELSE, from the coding sequence ATGAAAAATTCAACACTACACCAACAAACCATTGAACTATATGCTAAACAGCTCAGAGTCCCCTCTTTTAACCGTTATGAAGAAGTCATAAGACAGATGGATAAGGACCAGAGTTTCGAAGATTTCTTAATCGAACTGTTAAAGACGGAAGCTGCTTCCCGGATGGAAAGTAGCCAAAAGAGAAAAATAAAAACGGCTAAATTTCCTTATCAGAAAACCTTTGATGAGTTGGATCTCCATCGCTATGATCATGTAAATGAAAGCGCATTTCGTGAACTGGCAACCTGTGACTTTATTGGTAAACGACAAAATATCGTAATGATCGGCAACACGGGTCGAGGCAAGACCCATCTTTCCATCGCCTTGGGCATCAATGCCTGTATGCAAGGCATGAATGTACGCTTCTGTACCGCAGCGAATCTATCGAATGAGCTCATCGAAGCAATGGAATATAAGCGTATTTTGAAGTTTGAAAAACAGTTGGCTAAAACGGACCTGCTCATTATTGATGAGATGTCGTATTTAACTTTTAATCGCCATCAATCCGAACTTCTTTTCAAGGTGATCGCAGATCGAGCGGAAAAACAAAGTGTAGTGGTTTCTACGAACTTAAAGTTCTCAGAGTGGACTACCCTATTTGAAAATGAAACCATGGTCTCTGCTCTGGTTGATCGGTTGACCTTCCGTTCCCATGTATTGAATATGAACGGCCCCTCTTACCGGAGCGAGCATGCCAATGGTACAACCAAAGAACTGAGTGAATGA
- a CDS encoding replication initiator protein A — translation MKNTKVDPKRFYKRGHQVDFRFLKTPRNFYYNRKYHKLSLGARSLYVILSDRMSLSLKNEMIDEEGYTFVLFKTKPAQDDTRRPEEKPEEDFSLSELLNVNPKSIKKYKEELIRHELLVEKRRGLGKVNRLYVLIPEEAPISRKPIQLSLERDAYKKNFPALCGEVPLEGNISPLYQMSSRG, via the coding sequence ATGAAGAACACAAAGGTAGATCCAAAACGCTTTTACAAAAGGGGGCATCAGGTGGATTTTCGTTTTCTCAAAACACCGAGGAATTTTTATTATAACCGGAAGTATCATAAGCTTTCCTTAGGGGCAAGATCTTTATACGTTATTTTGTCCGATCGCATGAGCTTGAGTTTAAAGAATGAAATGATCGATGAAGAAGGGTATACTTTTGTACTTTTCAAGACCAAGCCTGCCCAAGATGATACCCGAAGACCGGAAGAAAAGCCTGAAGAAGACTTCAGTCTTTCAGAGCTGTTGAATGTGAATCCTAAGAGCATAAAAAAATATAAAGAAGAACTCATCCGTCATGAGTTACTCGTTGAAAAACGCAGGGGACTGGGAAAAGTCAATCGTTTGTATGTATTAATACCGGAGGAAGCACCAATCAGCCGGAAACCGATACAACTGAGTCTTGAAAGAGATGCCTATAAAAAGAACTTCCCCGCACTGTGTGGAGAAGTCCCTTTGGAAGGAAATATTTCTCCCCTTTATCAAATGTCCTCCAGGGGATAA
- a CDS encoding helix-turn-helix domain-containing protein encodes MKKINSVTDHNQKEVNYIKPTTSAKDQTKEMDFGEMLTSEDVKKRLLLGRSKVYQILRSGKLKSVRIDRQYRVSESALKSYILEHESGDFEPKA; translated from the coding sequence ATGAAAAAAATCAATTCCGTTACAGACCATAATCAAAAGGAGGTGAACTACATAAAACCTACAACTTCTGCCAAAGATCAAACAAAGGAAATGGATTTTGGGGAAATGCTTACATCGGAGGATGTGAAAAAAAGACTGTTACTGGGAAGAAGCAAAGTATACCAAATTCTTCGTTCAGGAAAGCTTAAATCCGTACGAATTGATAGACAGTACCGGGTAAGTGAAAGTGCACTGAAAAGCTATATCCTGGAACATGAATCAGGAGATTTCGAACCAAAAGCGTAG
- a CDS encoding DUF1659 domain-containing protein: MDRKRMRLQVVAGMDPDGNEILRSRTISNLKFEAQDENINIVAGALGSLIATPLKQVTRIEEVVL; this comes from the coding sequence ATGGACCGAAAAAGAATGCGACTGCAAGTGGTTGCCGGGATGGACCCCGACGGGAATGAGATTCTCCGATCACGAACCATCAGCAACCTAAAGTTTGAAGCCCAGGATGAAAACATTAACATCGTGGCTGGTGCACTGGGCAGCTTGATCGCCACCCCGCTGAAGCAGGTAACCCGGATTGAAGAAGTGGTACTGTAA
- a CDS encoding DUF2922 domain-containing protein has translation MPRLEMNFINSEGSRTRLSMNDAREDLTGNEVKSAMETIIDQNVFDFAQAHSARLVRTTYEDIELPAE, from the coding sequence ATGCCTAGACTTGAAATGAACTTTATCAACTCGGAAGGAAGCCGAACCCGTCTTTCCATGAACGATGCACGGGAAGACTTGACGGGAAATGAAGTGAAAAGTGCCATGGAAACCATCATCGACCAGAACGTCTTTGATTTTGCCCAGGCCCACTCCGCCCGGCTGGTTCGAACCACCTACGAGGATATTGAATTACCCGCGGAATAG
- a CDS encoding putative bifunctional diguanylate cyclase/phosphodiesterase has translation MKIKKMIVTILAVNTMLFYGSKFLFQGSPTVLMLALNLLQILGLVFALIFLHKACERVTNEHRKLWVLLRFGVAAYLIGNVLWIIYGFTEDVLLFSDAAYFFWIGAYLFFLHSLISRIKITVTSRFNRSYVFNVVVFMITMASIKIHFLIEPIFTFSEQALLNWFMSLVLPVLELSMLFAIIILYYLIYKKKEETPLLLVLGGLFIHIAADSYYGYLNMMGGYYSGHPVGLLWLSAIWLVGFGGFYARNSREVSRASIKRNFEKRETTIPYISTTILLVLVFYSYNWEINALSFGLSLILIMIIIRQRYVLKENNKLIDEYRFLAHHDSLTGLSNRTSFRRQLKHQINQPENRAVGLLLMDLDRFKVVNDTLGHQTGDHILVKTAAYLREFITPDMQLFRLGGDEFAVVYAEASEKKCIAVAERLLRRFQKPFFVQEHEILVTASVGISLYPKHGETVNDLFKYADAAMYLAKDSGRNNYRFYDDALNRTMVRKMKIENSLRKGIEKNQFTLCYQPKVALDTKEIVGMEALLRWHHPELGWVSPAEFIPIAEETGSIVRIGQWVLRTACKQNKIWKEKGLPSMTVSVNVSVRQFQQGNLLSIIKEELENSQLDPGLLEIEITESIMQNTNKNVELLHQISDLGVGISIDDFGTGYSSLYVIQELPINTIKLDKSFIAKIHDKKQQVMINTIINMGKALDLNVVAEGIENENQYNRLLESNCSMGQGYLFSKPIAPKVFEELLWENEAIAVPGFQNYRQD, from the coding sequence TTGAAAATCAAAAAAATGATAGTGACAATCCTCGCAGTGAATACCATGCTTTTTTACGGGAGTAAGTTTTTATTTCAAGGAAGTCCGACGGTATTGATGTTAGCATTAAACCTGTTGCAAATCCTTGGTTTAGTTTTCGCTTTAATATTTTTACATAAGGCCTGTGAAAGGGTCACTAATGAACATAGAAAACTTTGGGTACTGTTACGATTCGGGGTGGCAGCATACCTTATTGGAAATGTCCTTTGGATTATTTATGGATTTACGGAGGATGTACTCCTGTTTTCCGATGCCGCATACTTCTTTTGGATTGGGGCCTATTTGTTTTTTTTACATTCCCTAATCAGCCGAATCAAAATTACGGTTACCAGCAGGTTTAACCGGTCCTATGTTTTTAATGTTGTGGTCTTTATGATCACCATGGCTTCCATTAAGATACACTTTTTGATCGAACCGATCTTTACATTTTCCGAGCAAGCGCTACTGAACTGGTTTATGTCTTTAGTATTGCCTGTACTGGAATTAAGTATGCTCTTTGCCATTATAATTCTTTACTACCTGATATATAAGAAAAAAGAAGAAACCCCTTTACTTCTGGTTTTGGGTGGACTGTTTATACATATTGCTGCGGACTCCTATTATGGTTATTTAAATATGATGGGGGGCTACTATTCCGGACATCCGGTGGGTTTGTTATGGCTGAGCGCCATATGGTTGGTCGGTTTTGGCGGTTTTTATGCAAGGAACTCCCGTGAAGTCTCCAGGGCCAGTATTAAAAGAAACTTTGAAAAAAGGGAAACCACCATACCCTACATCAGTACGACAATTTTACTAGTGCTGGTTTTCTATAGTTACAATTGGGAAATCAATGCCCTGAGTTTCGGACTTTCCCTAATCTTGATCATGATTATTATACGACAACGGTATGTACTAAAGGAAAATAATAAATTAATCGATGAATATCGGTTTTTAGCTCATCACGACTCCCTTACAGGGCTCAGTAACCGAACGAGCTTTAGGCGTCAACTGAAGCATCAGATCAATCAGCCTGAAAACCGGGCGGTAGGTTTATTATTGATGGATTTGGACCGATTTAAAGTGGTAAACGATACCTTAGGCCATCAAACCGGAGATCACATTCTGGTAAAAACAGCGGCTTATTTACGGGAGTTCATTACTCCCGATATGCAGTTGTTTCGTTTGGGCGGGGATGAGTTTGCCGTTGTTTATGCCGAGGCATCGGAAAAAAAATGCATCGCGGTAGCGGAACGCTTGCTACGTCGATTTCAAAAACCGTTTTTTGTTCAGGAACATGAAATCCTCGTTACCGCCAGCGTCGGGATCAGTCTGTATCCCAAACACGGAGAAACGGTGAACGATTTGTTCAAGTATGCCGACGCCGCCATGTATCTTGCAAAGGACAGCGGACGGAACAATTATCGATTTTATGATGACGCCCTAAACCGGACCATGGTACGAAAGATGAAAATTGAAAATAGTTTAAGAAAAGGGATTGAGAAGAATCAGTTTACCCTCTGCTATCAGCCGAAGGTGGCCTTGGATACGAAGGAGATTGTGGGAATGGAGGCCCTGCTTCGATGGCACCACCCGGAGTTGGGTTGGGTATCGCCGGCAGAGTTTATTCCCATCGCCGAGGAGACCGGAAGCATTGTAAGGATTGGCCAGTGGGTGCTTCGGACCGCATGTAAACAAAATAAAATATGGAAGGAAAAGGGGCTTCCCTCCATGACGGTTTCCGTTAATGTATCCGTAAGACAATTTCAGCAGGGGAATTTGCTTAGCATTATAAAAGAAGAACTGGAAAACTCACAACTGGATCCCGGTCTTTTAGAGATCGAGATCACTGAAAGCATCATGCAGAATACGAATAAAAATGTGGAGCTCCTTCACCAAATCAGTGACTTGGGGGTTGGCATCTCCATCGATGATTTTGGAACGGGATACTCTTCCTTATACGTGATTCAGGAACTGCCAATTAATACCATAAAGCTGGATAAGTCCTTTATTGCAAAAATTCATGATAAAAAACAGCAGGTCATGATCAACACCATTATCAATATGGGAAAGGCACTGGATTTGAATGTGGTAGCGGAAGGCATCGAAAATGAGAACCAGTATAACCGGTTGCTGGAAAGCAACTGTAGTATGGGTCAGGGATATCTTTTTTCGAAACCTATAGCACCGAAAGTCTTTGAAGAACTTCTTTGGGAGAATGAAGCCATAGCAGTACCAGGATTCCAAAACTACCGTCAGGATTAG
- the istA gene encoding IS21 family transposase, producing MKVEMDVYKEIRQRYLSGESERSIARSLGVARQTVKKYCEGAAHPGTRKSYEREPTLITDEVIEIILECFKHDEEEKVRKQTHTSKKIFDRLVDEKDFAGGESTIRKVVRDLRKAQSVPHQSSVPLSYEPGEAVQIDWGEVTLYYNKKKVKLHIFCGRLCYSCDIFVQAFFAANEESFLEAQQRMFTFFGGVTRRAIFDNAKVAVKEGFGIYAKAQDRYLAFSAHCAFDLDFCNPGKGNEKGLVENLVGYARKNFFVPLPSITDIEALNRLLWEKCLRYRENHKIQKREHPVKIMYAQEQTSLNPLPIFHYDTSKTAVIRVDDYSTAFFEKSYYSVPTRYLRKPVTVKGFGNHIEIHFQNHEIASYKRSYKAGETQYKLEHYIDLLERKPRSVFNAKPVKQNVSQELMEWGKRLPGGNREMVKLLRLCIDHGEDRILSIKDSIPSYTVPTVDLIRAHLCPSEKLTVIPMKQDVPVEPVNLVNYDKKYGMVLES from the coding sequence GTGAAGGTAGAAATGGATGTATACAAAGAAATCAGACAGCGATACTTGAGTGGTGAATCCGAGCGTTCAATTGCAAGAAGCTTAGGAGTCGCTCGTCAAACAGTAAAAAAGTACTGCGAAGGCGCAGCGCATCCCGGGACAAGAAAGTCCTATGAGCGGGAACCAACACTAATCACTGACGAAGTGATTGAAATCATTCTCGAATGCTTTAAACATGATGAAGAAGAAAAAGTTCGAAAGCAAACCCACACAAGTAAAAAAATCTTTGACCGATTAGTGGATGAGAAAGACTTTGCCGGTGGAGAATCCACGATTCGAAAGGTCGTTCGAGACTTACGAAAAGCCCAAAGTGTTCCACATCAAAGTAGTGTTCCCTTATCCTATGAACCAGGTGAAGCGGTTCAAATTGACTGGGGCGAAGTAACCCTTTACTATAACAAGAAAAAAGTGAAGCTACATATCTTTTGTGGAAGACTATGTTATAGTTGCGATATCTTTGTCCAAGCTTTCTTTGCAGCCAATGAAGAATCCTTTCTCGAAGCACAACAGCGAATGTTTACCTTCTTTGGCGGTGTCACGAGACGAGCCATCTTTGATAATGCTAAGGTTGCTGTAAAAGAAGGCTTCGGGATTTATGCAAAAGCACAGGACCGCTACCTCGCCTTCAGTGCCCACTGTGCCTTCGACCTCGACTTCTGTAACCCCGGAAAGGGTAACGAGAAGGGGTTGGTGGAAAATCTTGTCGGGTATGCAAGGAAAAATTTCTTTGTCCCACTTCCTTCGATTACCGACATTGAAGCCCTGAACCGCCTTCTTTGGGAGAAATGCCTTCGGTACCGGGAAAATCATAAAATTCAAAAGCGGGAACATCCTGTGAAAATCATGTACGCCCAGGAACAAACAAGCCTTAACCCCTTGCCAATCTTTCACTATGATACCAGCAAAACAGCCGTCATCCGGGTGGATGATTACTCAACGGCCTTCTTTGAAAAAAGTTATTACTCTGTACCAACAAGGTACCTTAGAAAGCCGGTAACCGTAAAAGGTTTTGGAAACCACATTGAAATCCACTTTCAAAATCATGAAATTGCAAGCTATAAACGTTCTTACAAAGCGGGAGAAACCCAATACAAGCTTGAGCACTACATTGACCTTTTAGAGAGAAAGCCACGCTCCGTCTTTAATGCTAAACCGGTAAAGCAAAATGTCAGCCAGGAGCTTATGGAGTGGGGAAAAAGACTTCCCGGTGGTAACCGAGAAATGGTCAAGTTATTAAGGCTTTGTATCGACCATGGTGAAGATCGGATCCTATCGATTAAAGACTCTATTCCGAGCTATACTGTCCCGACAGTAGATCTTATACGTGCGCATCTTTGTCCATCGGAAAAGCTCACGGTAATCCCCATGAAGCAAGATGTTCCGGTGGAGCCGGTAAACCTTGTGAACTATGACAAAAAGTATGGGATGGTGCTGGAATCATGA
- a CDS encoding (deoxy)nucleoside triphosphate pyrophosphohydrolase, whose amino-acid sequence MKTVEVVAAVIMEDQKVLATQRGQHKYNYISNKYEFPGGKVEKGETEEVALVREIKEELGMEIEVNQKLITVNHTYPDFKIIMHTYLCKRRGGEIKLYEHQNYQWLSPDDLYSVDWAMADVPIVKSLTEKVL is encoded by the coding sequence ATGAAAACGGTAGAAGTTGTGGCAGCAGTAATAATGGAAGATCAAAAGGTGCTTGCAACCCAAAGGGGCCAACATAAATACAACTATATTTCCAACAAATATGAGTTTCCCGGAGGAAAAGTAGAAAAAGGAGAGACTGAGGAAGTAGCTCTCGTTAGGGAGATCAAAGAAGAGTTAGGGATGGAAATAGAAGTAAATCAAAAGTTGATCACCGTAAACCATACGTATCCGGATTTTAAAATTATCATGCATACCTATCTATGCAAACGCCGGGGCGGGGAAATTAAGCTTTACGAACATCAAAACTATCAGTGGCTTTCGCCTGATGATTTATACAGTGTAGACTGGGCAATGGCTGATGTTCCCATCGTAAAAAGTTTGACCGAGAAAGTATTATAA
- a CDS encoding 5'-methylthioadenosine/adenosylhomocysteine nucleosidase: MKKVGIIGAMPVETEIIKNDLENCFIETHAGLDYYVGKINDIEVVLVVCGIGKVNAAIYTQILIDKYSVDKIINTGIAGGLSDDINHLSIVLSKQLTYYDVRRTQMISCFPNQEFFEADANLIDLATKISKSNNLDYHIGTIVSGEDFISDTRRKREFHQIYKATCVEMEGAAIAHTAFVNQVPFLVIRCISDLSNEASTEDYTEFEELAAHKSANLVKEMIRQLY, encoded by the coding sequence ATGAAAAAAGTTGGGATTATTGGCGCTATGCCAGTAGAGACAGAGATTATTAAAAATGATTTGGAAAATTGTTTTATTGAAACACATGCAGGTTTAGATTATTATGTAGGCAAAATTAATGATATTGAAGTTGTTTTAGTGGTATGCGGAATTGGCAAAGTAAATGCTGCTATTTATACGCAGATTTTAATTGATAAATATTCAGTTGATAAAATAATCAATACAGGCATTGCTGGAGGGCTTTCTGATGATATTAATCATCTTTCTATAGTATTATCTAAACAGCTAACCTACTATGATGTGCGTAGAACACAAATGATAAGTTGTTTTCCAAATCAGGAGTTTTTTGAAGCGGATGCTAATTTAATTGACCTGGCAACTAAAATTTCAAAATCCAATAATTTAGATTATCATATTGGAACAATTGTATCAGGTGAAGACTTTATATCAGATACTAGGAGAAAAAGAGAGTTTCATCAAATTTACAAGGCAACTTGCGTAGAGATGGAAGGAGCAGCCATAGCACATACCGCTTTTGTAAACCAAGTTCCTTTTTTAGTTATTCGCTGTATTTCTGATTTATCGAATGAAGCAAGTACTGAAGATTATACTGAATTCGAAGAACTAGCAGCACATAAATCTGCTAATCTTGTGAAAGAAATGATACGTCAATTATATTAA
- a CDS encoding N-acetylmuramoyl-L-alanine amidase, producing the protein MRKIRVVIDPGHGGEDRWNRGPTGYIEADGVLKISKYLKEELEKTGHFEVKLTREKDQTLSRKQRAEIARDFKADLFISEHTNAFNGTAKGTEVYYSVKRPKDMSFAGKMSRAIATHFRTHNRGAKNRLTTKRDDYYGILYYGVLYHIPSILLIESLFHDHVEEEKILLEDQNLRDLAEVQCEAIKDYYGIQEEEGREKAMKEDSREETPEKLYRVQVGAFREKENALRMIEALENDGYPTYLVPPR; encoded by the coding sequence ATGAGAAAAATACGCGTAGTAATTGACCCCGGCCATGGGGGAGAAGATCGATGGAATCGGGGACCGACCGGCTACATTGAAGCCGACGGCGTACTGAAAATTTCAAAGTACTTAAAAGAGGAGTTGGAAAAGACCGGGCATTTTGAAGTAAAGCTTACCCGGGAGAAAGACCAAACCTTATCCAGAAAGCAGCGGGCGGAGATTGCCAGGGATTTTAAAGCAGATCTTTTCATCAGCGAACACACCAATGCCTTTAACGGTACGGCCAAGGGGACAGAGGTTTATTACTCCGTTAAGCGGCCAAAGGATATGTCTTTTGCCGGGAAAATGTCCCGAGCCATTGCCACACACTTTCGTACCCACAACCGGGGGGCAAAAAACCGGTTGACCACAAAACGGGATGACTACTATGGGATTTTATACTACGGAGTGCTGTACCATATCCCATCGATTCTCTTGATCGAAAGTCTGTTTCATGATCATGTGGAGGAGGAGAAAATTTTACTGGAGGATCAAAATCTTCGAGATCTTGCGGAGGTTCAATGTGAAGCAATCAAGGACTACTACGGGATCCAGGAGGAAGAAGGGAGGGAAAAAGCAATGAAAGAAGATAGCAGGGAAGAGACCCCGGAGAAGCTGTACCGGGTGCAGGTCGGAGCCTTTCGAGAAAAAGAAAATGCCCTACGAATGATTGAAGCCTTGGAAAACGACGGATACCCTACGTATCTGGTGCCACCCCGATAA
- a CDS encoding DUF4181 domain-containing protein, which yields MHTVEFVGSVIVLFEGIGFYLSQAAKIRKNNNIEGKIKLYRSLTITDKLLVMIVTLLLIAILYGIMIVNPQPYWFEFILVAGAIMQGLRAYFERKYEEKSNRHKLSILNSIFLLFLAIFRTLQTVIF from the coding sequence ATGCACACTGTAGAATTTGTTGGCTCGGTAATTGTTTTATTTGAAGGGATTGGTTTTTATTTGAGTCAAGCGGCAAAAATCAGGAAAAACAATAACATTGAAGGAAAGATAAAATTGTATAGGTCACTGACTATTACAGACAAGCTCCTGGTGATGATTGTTACTTTACTATTAATCGCTATACTCTATGGAATTATGATCGTCAATCCTCAGCCCTATTGGTTTGAATTTATTCTAGTAGCAGGAGCTATCATGCAAGGACTGCGCGCTTATTTTGAAAGGAAATATGAAGAAAAATCGAATAGACATAAATTAAGCATACTGAATTCAATTTTTCTCTTGTTTTTAGCAATCTTTAGGACCCTACAGACTGTGATATTTTAG